The following coding sequences lie in one Bacteroides helcogenes P 36-108 genomic window:
- a CDS encoding DUF4837 family protein, with protein sequence MKKHLFYLGMTLVLALFAGCSNGKKGVFTPTSSGRAYEILVVVTPGVWERPAGRALFDVLDSDVPGLPQSERSFRIMYTAPSNYDATLKLIRNIIIVDINKDLYTQPKFKYAKDVYAAPQSILTIQAPDEASFEKFVEENTQVVIDFFTHAEMNRQIAVLKDKHSDYVSTKVKGLFGCDVWIPGELTATKEGKNFFWAGTNSATGDQNFVIYSYPYTDRNTFTKEYFIHKRDSVMKENIPGAREGMYMMTDSLMTDVHPISVQGDYALEARGLWRVKGDFMGGPFVSHTRLDKANQRIIVSEIFIYSPDKMKRNLVRQMEASLYTLKLPDNKQESAEIPVNVASKDSINNKK encoded by the coding sequence ATGAAAAAGCACTTGTTTTATTTAGGTATGACTCTCGTACTGGCGCTTTTTGCCGGATGCAGTAACGGAAAAAAGGGTGTGTTTACTCCGACTTCAAGTGGTCGTGCATATGAAATCCTGGTAGTGGTTACTCCCGGAGTGTGGGAACGTCCTGCAGGCAGAGCTTTGTTTGATGTGCTTGATTCTGATGTTCCGGGTCTTCCTCAGTCTGAACGGTCGTTTCGTATCATGTACACAGCTCCTTCCAATTACGATGCTACATTAAAACTGATTCGTAATATTATTATCGTAGATATAAACAAGGATCTTTATACTCAACCTAAATTTAAATATGCTAAGGATGTATATGCCGCTCCACAATCTATATTGACCATTCAGGCGCCTGATGAAGCTTCTTTTGAGAAGTTTGTTGAGGAAAACACTCAAGTGGTCATTGATTTCTTTACTCATGCGGAAATGAACCGTCAGATTGCGGTGTTGAAAGACAAGCATAGCGATTATGTATCTACAAAAGTGAAAGGTCTGTTTGGTTGTGATGTGTGGATACCGGGTGAACTGACTGCCACTAAGGAAGGCAAGAATTTCTTTTGGGCGGGTACGAACTCGGCTACGGGCGATCAGAATTTCGTAATCTATTCTTATCCCTATACGGACAGGAACACATTTACTAAAGAATATTTTATACACAAGCGTGATTCTGTGATGAAAGAAAATATTCCGGGAGCCCGTGAAGGCATGTATATGATGACGGATTCCTTGATGACGGATGTACACCCTATCAGTGTGCAGGGTGACTATGCATTGGAAGCCAGAGGATTGTGGCGTGTGAAGGGAGACTTCATGGGTGGTCCGTTTGTTTCTCACACTCGTTTGGACAAAGCAAACCAGCGCATCATCGTATCTGAAATATTTATTTATTCACCGGATAAAATGAAACGTAATTTGGTTCGGCAGATGGAGGCTTCGCTCTATACCTTGAAGTTGCCTGACAACAAACAGGAAAGTGCGGAAATTCCGGTGAACGTAGCTTCAAAAGATTCTATTAATAACAAGAAATAA
- the pdxA gene encoding 4-hydroxythreonine-4-phosphate dehydrogenase PdxA, translating to MEDNKIRVGITQGDINGVGYEVILKTFSDPVMLELCTPIIYGSPKVAAYHRKSLDLPTNFSIVNSASEAAYNRLSVVNCTDDEVKVEFSKPDPEAGKAAFGALEKAIEEYKEGLIDVIVTAPINKHTIQSDEFSFPGHTEYIEQKLGNGEKALMILMKDDFRVALVTGHIPVSQIASTVTKELIQEKLSIFNRSLKQDFGISAPRIAVLSLNPHAGDEGLLGMEEQEIIIPALNEMAAKGMLCYGPYAADGFMGSGNFTHFDGVLAMYHDQGLSPFKALAMDEGVNYTAGLPVVRTSPAHGTAYDIAGKGLASEDSFRQAVYVAIDVYRNRQRDKAARTNPLRKQYYEKRDDSDKLKLDSVEEDL from the coding sequence ATGGAAGACAATAAAATAAGAGTAGGCATTACGCAAGGTGACATCAATGGGGTGGGATATGAAGTGATTCTGAAAACATTTTCGGATCCGGTGATGTTGGAATTATGTACCCCGATTATTTACGGTTCGCCCAAAGTGGCTGCTTATCATCGTAAATCTCTTGATTTGCCTACTAATTTCAGTATTGTAAATTCAGCTTCGGAGGCAGCCTACAATCGCTTGAGTGTGGTGAATTGCACAGATGATGAAGTGAAAGTAGAGTTTTCCAAGCCTGATCCCGAAGCTGGGAAAGCTGCATTCGGCGCATTGGAGAAAGCTATCGAAGAATACAAGGAAGGATTGATAGATGTGATTGTTACGGCTCCTATCAATAAGCATACCATCCAGTCCGATGAATTCTCTTTTCCGGGACATACCGAATACATTGAGCAGAAACTGGGCAATGGTGAAAAGGCTCTTATGATCTTGATGAAGGATGATTTCAGGGTGGCATTGGTAACGGGACATATTCCGGTAAGTCAGATTGCATCTACTGTCACTAAAGAGTTGATACAGGAAAAACTGTCTATCTTCAATCGTTCTTTGAAGCAGGACTTCGGTATTAGTGCTCCACGTATTGCTGTGTTGTCTTTGAATCCGCATGCAGGAGACGAAGGCTTGCTGGGAATGGAAGAACAGGAGATCATTATTCCTGCCTTGAATGAAATGGCGGCAAAGGGTATGCTTTGTTATGGCCCTTATGCGGCGGATGGATTTATGGGATCGGGTAACTTTACTCATTTCGACGGTGTGTTGGCAATGTATCATGATCAAGGTTTGTCTCCGTTCAAGGCTTTGGCTATGGATGAAGGAGTTAATTATACAGCGGGACTTCCCGTTGTACGTACTTCGCCTGCTCATGGCACGGCTTATGACATTGCGGGTAAAGGGCTTGCCTCAGAAGATTCTTTCAGGCAGGCTGTTTATGTTGCTATTGACGTGTACCGCAATCGCCAGCGTGACAAGGCGGCTCGTACCAATCCTTTGCGCAAACAATATTATGAGAAACGTGACGACAGCGATAAATTGAAGCTTGACAGTGTAGAAGAAGATTTATAG
- a CDS encoding sigma-54 interaction domain-containing protein, with amino-acid sequence MTKAEIQQVKLRFGIIGNNEALLRAIDIAIQVAPTDLSVLITGESGVGKESFPQIIHQYSRRKHGQYIAVNCGAIPEGTIDSELFGHEKGAFTGAIGERKGYFGEANGGTIFLDEVGELPLPTQARLLRVLESGEFIKVGSSKVEKTDVRIVAATNVNLTQAIADGRFREDLYYRLNTVPIQIPPLRERGEDVVLLFRKFASDFAEKYRMPAIQLTEDAKQILLSYSWPGNVRQLKNITEQISIIETNREINSTILKGYLPEQSNMQRLPALFGVKDTKGFESEREILYQVLFDMRQDVTELKKLVHEIMTEQGRGVVSAPAVTPSTYYAPNAPAVTPPVTSGMPTIIHPAVKPTSAVDDDIQDTEEYVEESLSLDEVEKEMIRKALEKHHGKRKSAAQDLNISERTLYRKIKEYGLD; translated from the coding sequence ATGACGAAAGCGGAAATACAACAAGTGAAATTGCGTTTTGGTATCATTGGTAACAATGAGGCGTTGTTACGCGCAATTGATATTGCCATTCAGGTGGCGCCTACCGACTTGTCTGTGCTGATTACCGGTGAAAGCGGTGTGGGAAAAGAAAGCTTTCCGCAAATTATCCATCAATATAGCCGGCGAAAACATGGACAATACATTGCCGTGAACTGTGGAGCCATTCCGGAAGGAACCATAGATTCTGAATTGTTCGGTCATGAGAAAGGGGCTTTTACCGGAGCTATCGGAGAAAGGAAAGGCTATTTTGGTGAAGCGAATGGAGGTACTATTTTTTTGGATGAAGTCGGTGAGTTACCTTTGCCTACCCAAGCACGCCTACTTCGTGTACTTGAAAGCGGTGAGTTTATCAAGGTTGGATCTTCCAAAGTAGAGAAAACAGATGTACGTATTGTTGCTGCTACCAATGTGAATTTGACACAAGCTATTGCTGACGGGCGTTTTCGTGAGGATTTGTATTATCGTTTGAATACTGTTCCTATTCAAATTCCACCTCTGCGTGAACGTGGAGAGGATGTTGTGTTGTTGTTCCGTAAATTTGCATCGGATTTTGCGGAAAAATATCGTATGCCTGCCATTCAGTTGACAGAGGACGCCAAACAAATATTATTGTCCTATTCATGGCCGGGCAATGTACGCCAACTGAAGAATATCACGGAACAAATCTCCATTATTGAGACGAACCGTGAAATAAATTCGACTATTTTAAAAGGATATTTGCCTGAGCAAAGCAATATGCAGCGCCTGCCTGCATTGTTTGGTGTAAAGGATACCAAGGGTTTTGAGAGTGAAAGAGAGATATTGTATCAGGTACTCTTTGATATGCGTCAGGATGTAACGGAATTAAAGAAGTTGGTGCATGAGATTATGACCGAACAGGGGAGGGGAGTCGTAAGCGCTCCAGCAGTCACTCCTTCTACTTATTATGCACCGAATGCTCCGGCAGTTACGCCTCCGGTAACTTCCGGCATGCCTACCATTATACATCCTGCTGTAAAACCGACTTCTGCTGTGGATGATGACATTCAGGATACGGAAGAGTATGTGGAAGAATCTCTCTCGTTGGATGAAGTAGAAAAAGAGATGATACGTAAAGCGCTTGAAAAGCATCATGGTAAACGTAAAAGTGCGGCACAGGATTTGAATATTTCCGAGCGCACCTTATACAGAAAGATAAAAGAATATGGATTGGATTAA
- a CDS encoding LptE family protein, translating into MDWIKKTTPVVFLVILGFVVCSCRISMGLAPISSIDYTKVKTISIADFQNRAEYVYAPLATEFNQKLKDMFIQQTRLRLVDSGGDLEISGEITGYNQYNEAVDASGYSSKVKLTLTVKVTYVNNADHKDDFTDQQFSAFQTYDSSQLLTAVQDNLITLMVKDITEQIFNATVANW; encoded by the coding sequence ATGGATTGGATTAAAAAAACAACGCCGGTTGTCTTCTTGGTAATTTTGGGCTTTGTGGTATGTTCCTGCAGGATTTCTATGGGACTTGCTCCGATTAGCTCTATTGACTATACTAAAGTAAAGACTATTTCTATCGCTGATTTTCAGAATCGTGCAGAGTATGTATATGCACCGTTGGCTACGGAGTTTAATCAGAAACTGAAAGATATGTTCATACAGCAGACCCGTCTACGGTTAGTGGATTCAGGCGGTGATCTTGAGATTAGTGGTGAAATAACCGGTTATAATCAATATAATGAGGCGGTAGATGCCAGTGGCTATTCTTCTAAAGTGAAGCTGACATTGACAGTCAAGGTTACTTATGTTAACAATGCAGATCATAAAGATGATTTTACGGACCAGCAATTTTCCGCTTTCCAGACTTATGATTCTTCACAACTGCTAACAGCGGTACAAGACAATCTGATAACCTTGATGGTGAAAGATATTACAGAACAGATATTTAACGCAACTGTAGCTAACTGGTAA
- the secG gene encoding preprotein translocase subunit SecG, whose translation MYLLLIILMVIASVLMCFIVLIQNSKGGGLASGFSSSNQIMGVRKTTDFLEKATWTLAAVMVVFSIASAYTIPSSSAKSGDVIMEQAQQEEKTNPYNMPVGTAAPQTEAPAAPTEQPVGE comes from the coding sequence ATGTACTTATTATTAATTATCTTAATGGTGATTGCATCTGTGTTGATGTGCTTCATTGTGTTGATTCAGAATTCTAAAGGAGGTGGTCTGGCATCAGGCTTCTCATCGTCCAATCAGATCATGGGCGTGCGCAAGACTACTGACTTCCTGGAAAAAGCAACATGGACTCTGGCTGCAGTCATGGTAGTTTTCAGTATTGCTTCGGCTTACACTATTCCTTCTTCTTCGGCCAAGAGTGGGGATGTGATTATGGAGCAGGCACAGCAAGAAGAAAAAACTAATCCTTATAACATGCCTGTGGGTACGGCTGCTCCGCAGACTGAAGCTCCTGCTGCTCCTACTGAACAGCCGGTTGGTGAATAA